AGTGCCGCGTCGTCGACGGTGACCGGTCCACTGCCCGGCCGGTCCGGGAGCGGGCGTTCGGTGACGAAGGTGTCCAGCAGCGCGCAGACACCGGTCAGTGCCTCCCCCGTGACGAACCGGGTGGCGTCGATGATGTGCGCGCCGATATCCCCGAGCGCGCCCGACCCGGCGCGGGCGCGCTCGAGCCGCCAGCTCAGCGGGGCCGCCGGATCGGCGAGCCAGTCCTGGAGATACTGCGCCCGCACGTGCCGGATGGTGCCGATCCGCCCCTGCGCCACCAGGTTCCGGGCCAGCGCCAGCGCGGGCACCCGGCGATAGCTGAAGCCGACCATCGAACGGACGCCGTCGCGGGCGGCCGCGGCGGCCGCGGCAGCCATCGCCTCGGCTTCGGCGACCGTGTTCGCGAGTGGCTTCTCGCAGAGCACATGCTTGCCCGCGCGCAGTGCGGCGATGGCGATCTCGGCGTGACTGTCACCCGGCGTGCAGATATCGATGAGGTCGACATCGTCGCGCTCCAGCAGTTGCCGCCAGTCCCCCACCGCGTGCGCCCAGCCGAGTTGGTCTGCGGCGGCTGTGGCGCGGGCGAGATCACGCCCCGCCAGCACCGAAAGCACCGGTCGCCGTGGCAGTTCGAAGAACGCGTCCGCACTGCGCCAGGCGTGC
This genomic stretch from Nocardia brasiliensis ATCC 700358 harbors:
- a CDS encoding Gfo/Idh/MocA family protein, whose product is MTSTQRPTSTPRSTTTPRRTLGIGLVGHAFMGRAHSHAWRSADAFFELPRRPVLSVLAGRDLARATAAADQLGWAHAVGDWRQLLERDDVDLIDICTPGDSHAEIAIAALRAGKHVLCEKPLANTVAEAEAMAAAAAAAARDGVRSMVGFSYRRVPALALARNLVAQGRIGTIRHVRAQYLQDWLADPAAPLSWRLERARAGSGALGDIGAHIIDATRFVTGEALTGVCALLDTFVTERPLPDRPGSGPVTVDDAALFLGRLSGGGLASFEATRMAAGRKNALRLELNGTRGSLVFDLESMNELWFHDHTEEPELAGFRRILVTEPRHPYAGAWWPPGHGLGYDHTFTNEVADLVVAIAADKDPEPTFADGLAVQRVLAAVEASAADAGRWTAIGGAQP